The following are from one region of the Leptospira saintgironsiae genome:
- a CDS encoding LysR family transcriptional regulator has product MDLSKLRSFIVVAEELNFRKSAEILGMSQPPLTRLISSFEEELSTKLFERSTRHVKLTGAGVHLLKEGREIIAKAEKIEKEVRSIGKLKAGGLSIGFSTTTFMASLPQIINEFQDRFPRIKLQLQQETRNRIIKGLKSAQFDICFLEGEVSDPRLEKHPVHDEVLGVLLPKKHPLAKREEIEFKELKDETIILHPKKDSGSFYDTISSLFKQSGIKPKVYIKNERESCPILVATGKGVSLTILGAQNFAPIDTKFVPIRQLYLPVSVFYISENQNPSLKTFLSFVSESSFIKNKHAECLMDVMRL; this is encoded by the coding sequence ATGGATTTATCTAAATTAAGATCTTTCATCGTCGTTGCCGAGGAATTAAATTTCAGAAAGAGTGCTGAAATTTTGGGAATGTCCCAACCTCCTTTGACCAGATTGATCTCTTCCTTTGAAGAGGAACTTTCCACTAAATTATTCGAAAGATCTACGAGACATGTGAAACTTACTGGAGCAGGAGTCCATCTCCTAAAGGAAGGTAGAGAGATCATCGCAAAGGCAGAAAAAATAGAAAAGGAAGTTCGTTCTATCGGCAAACTCAAAGCGGGAGGACTTAGTATTGGTTTTTCTACCACTACCTTTATGGCAAGTCTGCCCCAGATCATTAATGAGTTCCAGGATCGATTTCCTCGGATCAAACTGCAGCTTCAGCAGGAAACACGAAATCGGATCATCAAAGGTTTAAAATCAGCTCAATTCGATATTTGTTTTTTAGAAGGAGAAGTTTCTGATCCTCGCTTGGAAAAACATCCGGTTCATGATGAGGTGCTTGGTGTTCTTCTTCCTAAAAAACATCCTCTTGCTAAAAGAGAAGAAATTGAATTTAAAGAATTAAAGGATGAAACCATCATATTACACCCCAAAAAGGACTCAGGAAGTTTTTACGATACGATCTCTTCTTTATTTAAACAAAGTGGCATCAAACCTAAAGTTTATATAAAGAATGAGAGAGAAAGTTGTCCTATCTTAGTGGCGACTGGTAAAGGTGTTTCTTTGACTATCTTAGGCGCACAGAATTTTGCGCCTATAGATACTAAGTTTGTTCCTATCAGACAATTGTATTTGCCGGTTTCTGTTTTTTACATTTCCGAAAATCAAAACCCATCCTTAAAAACCTTTTTAAGTTTTGTATCCGAGAGTAGTTTTATCAAAAACAAACATGCGGAATGCCTCATGGATGTGATGAGGCTTTAA
- a CDS encoding TauD/TfdA family dioxygenase, protein MPATSLVRSSGKKKALGKNANLSKKKTRPSKTSEEISKNLIKGLNLPIVYSPSSPEKADLKYLTDWIKKNHKEIQRDLLIYGAILFRGFNIGSSENFEKVALGLDSNLSEAYLGTSPRDKKTKFVHTASELPSAYPIMQHAEMSFLNKPPKKLFFYAKLAPSKNGETPITDLRTVLREMPSHISDKVEKQGIKYIRHYDGPGASRYSLWKTKPWSEMFKTVDKKEAEKEIKKQNFEHEWLPGNKLRLINSQVGVRKHPIAGSKAWHNHSQTFHIDSPRLEYKYVFKRQKTLRGLGVYLILNLLTGIKKLFSKSEDLDVHATYGDGSEISNKDIKAIVNVFWKNIQIFSWQKDDILYIDNYSVSHGRLPFVGPREIQVAWTD, encoded by the coding sequence ATGCCAGCCACTAGTCTTGTTCGATCTTCAGGGAAAAAGAAGGCCCTGGGCAAAAATGCGAATTTATCAAAGAAGAAAACTAGGCCCTCCAAAACTTCAGAAGAAATTTCCAAAAACCTAATCAAAGGTTTAAATCTTCCTATTGTTTACTCTCCATCTTCTCCAGAGAAAGCGGATCTAAAATATCTCACAGATTGGATCAAGAAAAATCATAAAGAAATACAGAGAGATCTTTTGATCTATGGCGCAATTCTATTCAGAGGTTTTAATATAGGTTCTTCTGAAAACTTCGAGAAGGTTGCCTTAGGCCTGGATTCCAATTTGTCTGAAGCATATTTGGGAACTTCTCCCAGAGATAAAAAGACTAAGTTTGTTCATACAGCGAGTGAACTTCCTTCTGCTTATCCGATCATGCAACATGCGGAGATGAGCTTCTTAAATAAACCTCCTAAAAAACTTTTCTTTTATGCAAAGTTAGCTCCTTCTAAAAACGGAGAAACTCCAATTACAGATCTAAGAACTGTTTTGAGAGAAATGCCTTCTCATATTTCAGACAAAGTAGAAAAGCAAGGTATCAAGTATATTCGTCATTATGATGGCCCTGGAGCTTCTCGTTATAGCCTTTGGAAAACAAAACCTTGGAGTGAAATGTTTAAGACTGTAGATAAAAAAGAAGCGGAGAAGGAGATCAAAAAACAGAATTTCGAGCATGAATGGCTTCCCGGAAATAAATTAAGATTAATTAATTCTCAAGTAGGTGTAAGAAAACATCCAATCGCAGGATCGAAAGCTTGGCATAACCATAGCCAAACATTTCATATAGATTCTCCTAGATTAGAATACAAATATGTTTTCAAAAGACAGAAAACCTTAAGAGGACTTGGAGTTTATCTGATCTTGAATTTATTGACAGGGATCAAAAAGTTATTCAGCAAATCTGAAGATTTAGATGTTCACGCCACCTACGGAGATGGATCAGAAATTTCTAATAAAGACATCAAAGCCATTGTGAATGTTTTTTGGAAGAATATACAAATTTTCTCCTGGCAGAAGGATGATATTCTCTATATAGATAATTATTCAGTTTCTCACGGAAGACTTCCTTTTGTTGGTCCAAGAGAGATCCAAGTTGCTTGGACTGACTAA
- a CDS encoding NAD(P)/FAD-dependent oxidoreductase: MKFDYEVLIIGGGPAGLSAALALGRMSRTALVCDDSRPRNAASSHLNNFPTRDGIHPAEWRKLVRKDLEKYNTIRFFEGSVLSVERSGSGFIARLSSDKIFHFKKVILAYGVEDKYLQVPGYKELWGKSIFHCPYCHGFEVRGSKLGLIGNGDTLFYMLPLIYDLASDLVIFTNGKAEFKEEQRNLLERKNIRFIEDKITGFIYEGEKLKSISFENGENVERDGLYALPTFPFKLKSTIGEKLRCEKDQFGFYKVGEKGKTSVDGVYACGDNASGAHSVLLAAASGGMAGAGIVHELLSEKLSE; the protein is encoded by the coding sequence ATGAAATTCGATTATGAAGTATTAATAATAGGGGGCGGTCCCGCAGGACTAAGCGCTGCATTGGCCTTAGGAAGAATGAGCAGAACCGCTCTAGTCTGCGACGATAGTCGTCCAAGAAACGCAGCATCTTCTCATTTGAATAACTTTCCGACAAGAGACGGGATCCATCCCGCAGAATGGAGAAAATTAGTTAGAAAGGATTTAGAAAAATATAATACGATCAGGTTTTTTGAGGGAAGTGTTCTATCGGTAGAAAGATCAGGATCAGGCTTTATCGCCAGATTATCCTCAGATAAAATTTTTCATTTTAAAAAAGTCATTCTTGCATATGGTGTAGAGGATAAATACCTACAGGTCCCGGGTTATAAGGAACTTTGGGGTAAATCCATTTTCCATTGTCCTTACTGCCACGGTTTTGAAGTGAGAGGTTCTAAACTCGGCCTGATCGGAAACGGAGACACATTATTCTATATGCTTCCTCTTATATACGATTTAGCATCCGACTTAGTTATTTTTACAAATGGAAAAGCCGAATTCAAAGAAGAACAAAGGAACTTATTAGAGCGAAAAAATATCCGCTTCATAGAAGATAAGATCACAGGTTTTATATACGAAGGAGAAAAACTCAAAAGTATTAGTTTTGAAAATGGAGAGAATGTAGAAAGGGACGGACTATATGCTCTTCCAACATTTCCATTCAAACTAAAATCCACAATCGGCGAAAAACTCCGCTGCGAAAAAGATCAATTCGGCTTCTACAAAGTTGGCGAAAAAGGAAAGACAAGTGTAGATGGAGTTTATGCCTGCGGAGACAATGCAAGTGGTGCTCATTCAGTCTTATTAGCTGCTGCTTCCGGAGGAATGGCAGGCGCAGGTATAGTTCACGAATTATTAAGCGAGAAATTATCAGAGTAG